A genomic window from Osmia lignaria lignaria isolate PbOS001 unplaced genomic scaffold, iyOsmLign1 scaffold0016, whole genome shotgun sequence includes:
- the LOC143306626 gene encoding uncharacterized protein LOC143306626, whose product MYSQSLKGFFCRRKHPSSIEEETRKKITKHQDDVKIKPQRSCQIFGRKYPLTDSCTKHLEIGINIFGNKFYPQLILSDSRNNQLELSIVTWSLIVAEADNVRSFFEDATDTRDNINFNDVCVEFGVLYGEKVLKLFNKDKCMCMIRKTFEKMVILNDCIIEMHNALYDTLYSVEQKFKEFVTLVRGYGDVKEHAEVVLYIKESHIYDRNLIIDGELVALGIHAIITAASTAS is encoded by the exons atgtattctcaaagtttgaAGGGGTTTTTTTGCAGAAGGAAACATCCAAGTTCTATCGAAGAAGAGACAcgcaaaaaaataacaaaacatcAGGATGATGtaaa aatcaaACCTCAACGATCATGCCAGATTTTTGGTCGAAAATATCCGTTGACAGATTCTTGTACCAAGCATTTGGAAATTGGAATAAATATATTCGGCAACAAGTTTTATCCCCAACTCATATTATCGGACAGCCGCAACAACCagctggagctgagcatagtaacgtggtcgctgattgtagctgaagcagacaacgtacgcAGCTTCTTTGAAGATGCAAcagatacacgcgacaatattaaCTTTAATGATGTatgtgttgaatttggagtgctatatggtgaaaaagttcTTAAATTGTTCAACAAAGATAAATGTATGTGTATGATAAGAAAAacgtttgagaaaatggtaattttaaatgattgtataattgaaatgcataatgcattatacgatacactgtattcggtggagcaaaaatttaaagagtttgtaacattagttcggggatacggggatgtaaaagaGCATGCGGAAGTTGTACTGTATATTAAAGAGAGCCACATTTACGATCGAAATTTAATCATAGatggcgaattagtagctttaggcattcatgcaataataacagctgcatcaacagcatcttaa